The Amycolatopsis methanolica 239 nucleotide sequence CAGCGGTGACACCGAACGTGACGCGTAGATGTAGTCGATCCTCCGGTCCGGCGCCTCCGCCGGGTACGTCGCGCCCGCGCCCTTCCCGGACGCCGGCCACACGTCGGTGAAGGCCGTGTTCAGCGTCGCGATCTCCGGGGCCTCTGGGAGCGCGTTCAGGTCGCCCACGAGCACCGCCGGCGTGGCGCCGCCGATCAACTCCGTGATCTGCCGGGTCTGCTCCAGCCGGTCCACCTGGGAGCTGGCCGCCAGGTGCGTGTCGTACACGTGCACCGCCACCCCGCGCACGTCCAGCACCGCGTGCAGCAGCCCGCGCTGCTCCTGGTTCGGCGACCGGAACAGGTGCGTGTTGTCCCACGCGGTGATCGGGTAGCGGGACAGGATCGCGGTGCCGTACTGGATCCGCGGGCTGCCCGCGGCGGGCGGGTCCCGGTCGATGTTCGCGCCGAACACCACGTGGTAGCCGAGCATCCGGGCGAGCTCGGTGGCCTGGTCGGCCCACTCGCTGCGCGCCGAGTAGTGCCGGTCCACCTCCTGCAGCCCGACCACGTCGGCGCCGCTGTCCCGGATCACCCCGGCCACGCGCGCGAGGTCGAGCACGTCGTCGGTGCCCTGCGCGTGGTGGATGTTGAAACTCAGCACGGACAACACCCGCTGCCGCGGCTCGCTCGCGTTCGCGGGCGCCACCGAGGTCAGCAGGATTCCGCTCAGCATCAGCACGATCGCCAGTGTTCTGCGCACCCGGCGATCTTCGGCCGCGCACATGAGGGCCCGGTGAACGAGCGGCGAACGTTTCAGCGCCAGCCGGCGTCGGGTGCGACGTCGCGGACGATCGACTCCAGCAGGTGCGCGTTGTAGTCCACGCCGAGCTGGTTCGGGACCGTCACCAGGACCGTGTCCGCCGCCTGCACGGCCGCGTCCTCGGCGAGCTGTTTGGCGATCACGTCCGGCTCGCCCGCGTAGGTCTTCCCGAACCGCGCCACCCCGCCGTCGAGCCAGCCGACCTGGTCCTGGCTGTCCCGTTCGCGCCCGAAGAACCTGCGGTCGAGGTCGGTGGTGATCGGGATGACGCTGCGGCTCACCGACACCCGCGGCTCGCGGATGTGCCCCTGGCGCGCCCATTCCGCGCGGAAGATCTCGATCTGCTCGGCCTGCAGCTCGTCGAACGGCACCCCGGTGTCCTCGGTCAGCAGTGTCGAGCTCATCAGGTTCATCCCTTGCTCGGCAGCCCACTTCGCGGTGGCGCGGGTGCCGCTGCCCCACCAGATCCGCTCGAACAGCGTGGGGGACTGCGGTTGCACGGCCAGCATCCCGCCGCGGCCGGTCATCCGCGGATCGGCCCGGACGACGCCGCTGCCGCCGATCGCGGTCCGGAAGATCTCCGTGTGCCTGCGTGCCATGTCCGCGTCGGTCTCGCCGTCGGCCGGGACGTGGCCGAACGCGGACGCCCCCTGCAGCGCGGGTTCGGGGGAGCCGCGGCTGATGCCGAGCTGCAGGCGTTCGCCGCTGAGCAGGTCGGTGGCCGCGGCCTGCTCAGCCATGTAGAGCGGGTTCTCGTAGCGCATGTCGATCACGCCGGTGCCGAGCTCGATGCGCTCGGTGCGCGCGGCCATCGCCGCCAGCAGCGGGAACGGTGTGGAGAACTGCGGCGCGAAGTGGTGTACGCGCAGGAACGCGCCGTCGATGCCCAGTTCCTCGGCGGCCACGGCGAGCTCGACCATTTGCCGCAGCGCGTCGCCGGCCGTCGGTGCCGGCGTGCCCGGCTGGTGGTGGCCGAACGAAAGGAACCCGATGTTCTTCACACCGGGTATTGTCCAGGACTCGACCGGCATCTGCGGGGGCACGCTGTTTCTCGTCACTGGTGCGACCGGCACGGCGGGCGGGGCGGTGGTGCGCGAGCTCGCCCGGATTGGCGAGCCGGTGGGGGCGTTGGTGCGCAAGCCGGACGCAGTCGTGCCCGGCGCGGAGCCGGTCGTCGGCGATCTCAACGACCCGGCGGGCGTCCCCTTCGAGGGCGTCACCGGGGTGTTCCTGCTGTCCGGTTACGCGGACATGCCGGGTCTGCTGGCGCGGGCCCGGGCGGCCGGTGTCGAGCGGGTGGTGCTGCTGTCCGGCGGCTCGGCCGCGCTGGCGGATCTGGACAACGCGGTGTCCCGGTACATGACGTTGTCCGAACGGCCGTGCGGGAGTCCGGTCTGGCGTGGACGTCCCTGCGGCCGCGGGCGTTCATGTCGAACGCGCTGCGGTGGCTGCCGCAGCTGCGGCGGGGGGGGGGGGGGGGCGAGGTGCGCGTGCAGTACCCGGACGTGCCCGCGGCGTGCGTCGACCCGGGCGACATCGCGGCGGTGGCGGTGCGGGCGCTGCGGGGCGGGCACGAGGGCCGGATTTATGACTGCCCGGTCCCGAGGCGCTGTTGCCTGCCCAGCAGGTTTCGGTGCTCGGGCGCGTGCTGGGCCGGGACCTGCACGCGGTGGGCCTGTCCGACGAGGAGACCCGGGCCGAGATGGCAGCGGCGATGCCGGCCGACTATGTGGAGGCGTTCGCGCGGTTCTACGCAGAGGGCCGGCTGGACGAGGCCACGGTGCACCCCGACGTCGCCGAGGTGACCGGGCGGCCGCCGCGCACGTTCGAGCAGTGGGCGAGGGAGAACGCGGACGCTTTCCGCTGACCGCGGCTGGGATTCCAGTGGAGTCCGAAGTGGACGTTCCGGACGGGGATCTCGGGGTGGGGCTTTCCGTCGACGAACGTGGATGCGCACACGCGAGTGTGGAACTCGCGCCTGGGAGCGTGGGACTCGCGCTTGACGGAGTGTGGGAGTGCTGTAGCGCAGCGTGAGAATCCCGCGTCGGCGGCCGGGGCGAGCAACGGCGGGTGCTGAACCGGCCGCTAAGCAGCGCCGACGCACCTATCGGCGCCCCGGTGTTGACACCCCTCGAACCGGATGTCACTATTCCCCGCAGTCCCTTGGAATCGTTTCCAGCCACAGACAGTCGAGGGTTGGAAACGTTTCCAAGGCTACGTACGATGACGGAGCGACAATGACGTCTACACGGGCCACGCTGCTGCAGGTGGCCGAACGAGCCGGGGTGTCACTGGCCTCGACCTCGCGCGCCCTGCACGGCACCGGCGCGAGCCCGGCCATGATCGAGCGCGTCCGGGCCGCCGCGGAGGAGCTGGGCTACAGCCCGGACGCCATCGGCCGCTCGCTGCGGATGAAGAAGACTTTCCAGATCGCGTTCGCGGTCGCCGACATCGGCAACCCCGTCTACGTCGAGATGATGCGGGCGATCCACGAGGTCCTCGCCCCGCACGGGTACCGCGTCGTGGTCATGACCACCGGCGACACCTCCACCTCGACGGCCGACCTGGTGCGCAGTCTCAACAGCGGCTTCGTCGACGGCATGGTCATCAGCCCGCTGCGCACCGACGACCGCCTGATCGAGGAGATCCAGCAGGCCGCCGTCCCGGTCGTGGTCATCGGCCGCGCCCTGGACGCCCACGGCATCAGCTCGGTCTCCACCGACTCCGCGGGCGGCATCGGCCAGGCGGTCCGCCACCTGCAGGAACTCGGCCGCCGCCGGATCGGTTTCCTCAACGGCCCCCTCGACACCACTCCCGGTCAGGCCCGCCAGCGCGGCTTCGAAGCCGCCGCGGGCACGGGCCACGCCACCGAGATCGCCAAGGACTTCACCGTCGCCGCCGGCCTCACCGCCGCTCGCCGCCTGCTCGCCGCGGCCCCGGAACGTCTCGACGCCATCGTCGCGGCCAACGACCTGCTCGCCATCGGCGCCATCCACGCCATCCGCGAACTCGGGCTGTCCGTGCCGGACGACATCGCGGTCACCGGCATGGACGACACCGAGATCGGCCGCGTCTTCCACCCGACCCTGACCAGCGTCTCCCTCGGCAGCACCGAGCGCGGGCGCGCCGCCGCGCAGCTCATGCTCCGCCTCGCCGACGACGCCGACCAGGACGCGCAGCAGGTCACCGTCGGACCGGAGCTGATCGTGCGCGGTTCCACCGTCCCCGCCGCGGGCGGGCTCACCGAGGGAGGCCGGCGATGACCCTGGCCACGGACACCCGCGCCCCCGCGCCCGCACCGGCGCCCCGCAAGCGCCGCAAGGGCACGATGGCCCGCTCGCGCCGCCGCGAGGCGATCGCGCTGGTGATGCCGTCGCTGATCCCGATCCTGGTGCTCAGCGTCGCGCCGCTGGTGATGGGCCTGGCGCTGGCGTTCACCGACGCCCGCCTGGTCCGCAACCCCGACTACGACTTCACCGGCATCGACAACTTCACCAAGCTGGCTGGCAACTCGTTCTTCTGGGACAGCCTCCGCATCGGTCTGATTTGGACGGTCGGCGTCACGGTGCTGCAGCTGGCCGCGTCGATGGGCCTGGCGCTGCTGCTCAACTCGGGGCTCAAGCTCCAGGGCCTGACCCGCGTGCTCGCCCTCATCCCGTGGGCGATGCCGCCGGTCGTCGTGGCGATCATGTGGCAGATGATCTACTCGGCCAACGGCGGCCCGCTCAACGCCTTCCTCGGCAGCGTCGGCCTGCCCGACGACACCAACTGGCTCGGCGACTTCTCCACCGCCCTGCCCGCGGTGATCGTCGTGGGCGTGTGGGTTGGCATGCCGCAGACCACCGTCACCCTGCTGGCCGGCCTGCAGCAGATCCCGCAGGACCTGCACGAGGCCGCGGCGGTGGACGGCGCGGGCGCGTGGCGGCGGTTCACCGCGGTCACCTGGCCCAGTCTGCGGCCGATCGTCACCTCGATCACGTCGCTGAACTTCATCTGGAACTTCAACTCGTTCTCGCTGGTCTACGTCCTCACCGAAGGCGGGCCGGGCGGAAAGACGATGGTGCCGGTGCTCTTCATCTACCTCGAAGCGTTCAAGAACCGCAACATCGGCTACGCGGCGGCGATGGGGCTCGTCCTCGTGATCATCGTCGTGCTGCTGCTGGCGGTCTACCTGCGGTCGCAGTTCCGCGACGACCGCGCCGAGCGGGGGCGGTGAGCGGATGCGCGTCCTCCTGCGTCCCGCCCAGTACCTGGCACTGGCGGCCTACATCCTGTTCCTCGGCTTCCCGCTGCTGTGGCTGATCTCGGCGTCGGTGAAGTCCTCCGGCGAGCTCAACTCGCTCACCGTCAGCCTGCTGCCGCAGCAGTGGCACTGGGACAACTACTCCGACGCGCTCGACCGGCAGGGCCTGGTGCACTCGGCGGGCAACAGCCTGGTCGTGGCCCTGGTGTCCACCGCGCTGGTCATCGTGATCGCGCTGCCGGCGTCCTACGTGCTCGCCCGGCTCAAGGGCAAGATCCGCGCCGCGGGCGTCGGCTGGATCCTGGTGTCCCAGGTGTTCCCGGTGGTCCTGGTGATCCTGCCGCTGTTCCTGATCCTGCGCACCATCGGGCTGGCGGACAGCCTGGCCGGGCTGACGCTCGTGCACACCACCTACACGCTGCCGTTCGCGCTGTGGATGCTGCAGGGCTACGTCAGCGCGATCCCGGTCGACCTGGAAGAGGCCGGC carries:
- a CDS encoding endonuclease/exonuclease/phosphatase family protein, encoding MRRTLAIVLMLSGILLTSVAPANASEPRQRVLSVLSFNIHHAQGTDDVLDLARVAGVIRDSGADVVGLQEVDRHYSARSEWADQATELARMLGYHVVFGANIDRDPPAAGSPRIQYGTAILSRYPITAWDNTHLFRSPNQEQRGLLHAVLDVRGVAVHVYDTHLAASSQVDRLEQTRQITELIGGATPAVLVGDLNALPEAPEIATLNTAFTDVWPASGKGAGATYPAEAPDRRIDYIYASRSVSPLVSRVLDGDPVASDHLPLMSRLLVRH
- a CDS encoding LLM class flavin-dependent oxidoreductase, whose product is MKNIGFLSFGHHQPGTPAPTAGDALRQMVELAVAAEELGIDGAFLRVHHFAPQFSTPFPLLAAMAARTERIELGTGVIDMRYENPLYMAEQAAATDLLSGERLQLGISRGSPEPALQGASAFGHVPADGETDADMARRHTEIFRTAIGGSGVVRADPRMTGRGGMLAVQPQSPTLFERIWWGSGTRATAKWAAEQGMNLMSSTLLTEDTGVPFDELQAEQIEIFRAEWARQGHIREPRVSVSRSVIPITTDLDRRFFGRERDSQDQVGWLDGGVARFGKTYAGEPDVIAKQLAEDAAVQAADTVLVTVPNQLGVDYNAHLLESIVRDVAPDAGWR
- a CDS encoding LacI family DNA-binding transcriptional regulator, which translates into the protein MTSTRATLLQVAERAGVSLASTSRALHGTGASPAMIERVRAAAEELGYSPDAIGRSLRMKKTFQIAFAVADIGNPVYVEMMRAIHEVLAPHGYRVVVMTTGDTSTSTADLVRSLNSGFVDGMVISPLRTDDRLIEEIQQAAVPVVVIGRALDAHGISSVSTDSAGGIGQAVRHLQELGRRRIGFLNGPLDTTPGQARQRGFEAAAGTGHATEIAKDFTVAAGLTAARRLLAAAPERLDAIVAANDLLAIGAIHAIRELGLSVPDDIAVTGMDDTEIGRVFHPTLTSVSLGSTERGRAAAQLMLRLADDADQDAQQVTVGPELIVRGSTVPAAGGLTEGGRR
- a CDS encoding carbohydrate ABC transporter permease, with protein sequence MTLATDTRAPAPAPAPRKRRKGTMARSRRREAIALVMPSLIPILVLSVAPLVMGLALAFTDARLVRNPDYDFTGIDNFTKLAGNSFFWDSLRIGLIWTVGVTVLQLAASMGLALLLNSGLKLQGLTRVLALIPWAMPPVVVAIMWQMIYSANGGPLNAFLGSVGLPDDTNWLGDFSTALPAVIVVGVWVGMPQTTVTLLAGLQQIPQDLHEAAAVDGAGAWRRFTAVTWPSLRPIVTSITSLNFIWNFNSFSLVYVLTEGGPGGKTMVPVLFIYLEAFKNRNIGYAAAMGLVLVIIVVLLLAVYLRSQFRDDRAERGR
- a CDS encoding carbohydrate ABC transporter permease, producing the protein MRVLLRPAQYLALAAYILFLGFPLLWLISASVKSSGELNSLTVSLLPQQWHWDNYSDALDRQGLVHSAGNSLVVALVSTALVIVIALPASYVLARLKGKIRAAGVGWILVSQVFPVVLVILPLFLILRTIGLADSLAGLTLVHTTYTLPFALWMLQGYVSAIPVDLEEAGAMDGAGRWTVLRRIVFPLLMPGIVATAMFSFVSSWNEFFFALVLLQSTENYTLPITLNMFIGGEGKVSLGPLAAGAVLAAIPSIVFFTILRRRLTSGLMAGAVKG